In Drosophila pseudoobscura strain MV-25-SWS-2005 chromosome 4, UCI_Dpse_MV25, whole genome shotgun sequence, the following proteins share a genomic window:
- the LOC117183964 gene encoding odorant receptor 22a-like: MLSKLVPRIKAKPLTERTSSRDAFVYLDRVQKFFGWTAVEDKRWRIPYILWGIFMNLLLIFFLPISMLVAYIQMFKSFTAGEFLSSLEITVNMYGCVLKCIYTIWGFKGFTAARKVLDELDLRCTSDEERNSVHRCVALGNLSYVLFHIFYSGFVVINWTGYVLMGRHAWMMYLPGLDAENNFFVASLCEILLMSGVVTMDQCTDVSPLAHMLMARCHICLLKDRLTKLRTDPTKDEDEHYEELSNCVHDHRLILDYVKALRPTFSGTIFVQFLLIGIVLGLSMINVMFFSTLWTGLGTVCFMFCVCLETFPFCYLCNMIIDDCQKLSDNLFQSDWTTASRRYKSTLVYFLQNLQKPIILTAGGVFPICMQTNLSMVKLAFSVVTVIKQFNLADKFQ, translated from the exons ATGTTGAGCAAGCTTGTGCCCCGCATCAAAGCCAAGCCACTGACGGAGAGGACTAGCTCCCGCGATGCCTTTGTCTACTTGGATCGAGTGCAGAAGTTCTTCGGCTGGACAGCGGTCGAGGATAAGAGGTGGAGGATCCCCTACATTCTGTGGGGTATTTTCATGAACCTGCTGCTGATCTTCTTCCTGCCGATCTCGATGCTGGTGGCATACATTCAGATGTTCAAGAGCTTCACGGCAGGCGAGTTTCTCAGCTCCCTGGAGATCACGGTGAATATGTACGGATGCGTTTTGAAGTGCATCTACACCATTTGGGGCTTCAAGGGGTTTACGGCAGCCAGAAAGGTGCTCGACGAGCTGGACCTGCGCTGCACCAGCGACGAGGAGCGGAACAGTGTGCACCGCTGCGTGGCTCTGGGGAACCTGAGCTACGTGTTGTTTCACATCTTCTACTCGGGATTTGTGGTCATCAACTGGACGGGCTACGTCCTGATGGGCAGGCACGCCTGGATGATGTACCTCCCTGGACTGGACGCTGAAAATAACTTCTTCGTAGCCAGCTTGTGCGAGATACTTCTGATGAGCGGTGTGGTCACCATGGATCAGTGCACGGacgtctctcctctggccCACATGCTAATGGCTCGCTGCCACATCTGTCTGCTCAAGGATCGGTTGACAAAGCTACGCACGGACCCCACCAAAGACGAGGACGAACACTACGAGGAGCTGAGCAACTGCGTCCACGACCATCGCTTGATATTGGA CTATGTCAAGGCTCTGCGGCCCACCTTTTCAGGGACCATATTCGTGCAGTTCCTCTTGATTGGTATAGTTCTAGGCCTGTCCATGATCAACGTCATGTTCTTCTCGACCCTCTGGACGGGCCTCGGCACCGTGTGCTTCAtgttctgtgtgtgcctggaaaCCTTTCCCTTCTGCTACCTTTGCAACATGATCATCGATGATTGCCAAAAGCTATCGGACAATCTGTTCCAATCGGATTGGACGACTGCCAGTCGCAGATACAAGTCCACGCTGGTCTACTTTCTGCAGAATCTCCAGAAACCGATTATCTTAACAGCGGGTGGAGTGTTTCCCATCTGCATGCAGACGAATCTATCG ATGGTGAAGCTGGCCTTTTCCGTGGTCACCGTAATAAAACAATTCAATCTGGCGGATAAGTTTCAGTAG